The genomic stretch GGTGTGCCTGGGCAACCTGGCACAGATCGACACCCCTTACCTGTCCGCGACCAGTTCCGGGCTGACCTACCTGACCGAACGTTTCAAAGACTTCCCCAACGGTGTGCACATCACCCTGCAAGGGGTGCCGCGTTCGATTCTGGCCGAATACGCCGAATCGCATCTGTAACCCTTACAAAGGAACCGGGCGACTGCAAAGTCGCCCGGTTTTTTATGTGCGGAAATTTGACCCGCAGGTTTACAATCGGTGCTCCTGATCAGGAGTAATCCCGTGCTGACTCATCTCGATTCCCAAGGTCGCGCCAACATGGTCGACGTCACCGAAAAAGCCGTGACGTTCCGCGAGGCGACGGCCCAAGCGCTGGTGCGCATGCTGCCCGACACCCTGCAGATGATCGTCAGCGGCGGCCACCCCAAGGGCGACGTGTTCGCCGTGGCGCGTATTGCCGGCATTCAGGCAGCGAAGAAAACCAGTGATCTGATTCCCCTGTGCCATCCGCTGATGCTGACCGGCGTCAAGGTCGAACTCAGCGCCGAAGGCGACGACGCCGTGCGCATCGTGGCTCGCTGCAAACTGTCCGGGCAGACCGGCGTCGAGATGGAAGCGCTGACCGCCGCCAGCGTCGCCGCCCTGACCATCTACGACATGTGCAAAGCCGTGGATCGCGGCATGACCATCGAAAGCGTGCGTCTGCTGGAGAAAGTCGGCGGCAAGAGCGGGCATTTCCAGGCGGAGCAGCCATGAACCTGACCGTGAAGTTTTTTGCCCGTTACCGTGAGGCGCTGGGCGTGGATTCGGTGAAGGTCGAGGGCGATTTCGCGACGGTCGACGATGTGCGCGCATTGCTCGCCAAGCGTGACGGCGCCGAGGTGCTGAGCGAGCAAAATCTGATGTGTGCGCGCAACGAAGACCTTTGCCAGCTCGACGAGCCGGTGGTCGATGGCGACGAAGTGGCGTTTTTCCCCACCGTGACCGGAGGCTGAGACATGGCGATTCGTGTGCAGTCCACGGCGTTCGATCCCGGCGCTGAAGTCAACGCGATGCACGCGGCCAATGTTGGCGTCGGCGCGGTGGTGAGTTTTGTCGGCTACGTGCGCGACTTCAACGATGGCCTCGATGTTGCCGGAATGTTTCTGGAGCACTATCCGGGCATGACCGAAAAGGCCCTGGGCAAGATTGCCGTCGAGGCCGAACAGCGCTGGCCACTGTTGAAGCTGGAAGTGCTGCACCGCATCGGCGCGCTGGAGCCGGGTGAGCCGATCGTGTTCGTCGGCGCCGCCAGTGCCCATCGTCAGGCGGCATTCGACGCCTGCGCCTTCGTCATGGATTACCTGAAAACCCGCGCGCCGTTCTGGAAGAAAGAGAACACCAGCGATGGCCCGCGCTGGGTCGAAGGTCGTGACAGCGATCATGCGGCGGCGGATCGCTGGAAGCAGTAACTCCTCTCCTCAATCAGTCTCCCCTCGACTCCCGACCATCGGCTGACGCCGATGGCGTTTGTCCAATTGACGGCTTGTACGTAAAAGTCCAGTATGGATTTACAAGTACAAATAAAGTTTTTCCCTGTTTCAGCTCTTTCTTCTGTCTTGCCAAACCAACAACAACCCGCGAGAGAACGAACATGAAGAAATTCCCCCTCATCACCGGTCTGGCGCTGAGCCTGTTGGCGTGCAGTAGCGTGTTTGCCGCCGAGAAAACCCTGCGCATCGGTATCGAAGCGGCGTATCCGCCCTTCGCCTCAAAGACCGACCAGGGTGAAATTGTCGGTTTCGACTACGACATCGGCAACGCCCTGTGTGCGCAGATGCAGGTCAAGTGCGTGTGGGTCGAGGGCGAGTTCGACGGTCTGATTCCTTCCCTGAAAGTGAAGAAAATCGACATGGCGCTGTCGTCCATGACCATCAACGAAGATCGCAAGAAGTCGGTGGACTTCACCCACAAGTACTATTTCACCTCGTCGCGGCTGGTAATGAAGGAAGGCGCGACCGTCGATGACCAGTACGCCAGCCTCAAGGGCAAGACGGTCGGCGTGCAGCGTGCGACCACCACCGATCGTTACGCCACCGAGGTGTTCGAGCCCAAGGGCATCAACGTCAAGCGCTATGGCAACAACGAAGAAATCTACATGGACCTGGCGGCCGGGCGTCTCGACGCGATTTTTGCCGACACCATTCCACTGACCGACTTCCTGTCGATGCCGCGCGGCAAGGGTTACGCCTTCGTCGGGCCCGAGCTGAAGGATCCGAAATACGTGGGCGAGGGCGCGGGGATTGCGGTGCGCAAGGGCAACGTCGAACTGGTCAGCCAGTTGAACACTGCCATCGACGGCATTCGTGCCAGTGGCGAGTACCAGAAGATTTCCGAGAAGTACTTCAAGTCGGACATCTACGGCGACTGAGTTTCAAAAATGTGCAGCCTGCCATCGCAGGCTGCACGGTTTCAGCCCTTCAATTCCTTCAAATGCTTGTACACCGTCGCCCGCCCCATGTTCAGCACATTGGCCACATAGTTCGAGGCACTCTTGCCCTTGAACGCCCCCTCGGCATGCAGCGCCAGTACCAGCTCACGTTTGTGGTCGCGGGTCAGCAGGTTCAGGCTCAGTTGCCGCTCGCGCAGCCAGGCATGCAGGAAGGTGTTGATCCGCTCCTGCCAGTCATCGCGAAATAGTGAGTCCGGTTGCGGGATCAGTTTGCTCGGCGAGAGGAACAAGTCCAGCGCGGCTTTGGCATTTTCGAACAGCGAAATATTCAGGTTGATGCACAGCACCGCCAGCGGATGACCTTCGCTGTCGCGCAGCACGGTGCTCAGGCTGCGAATCTTCTGGCCGTCCCAGTTGAGCTTTTCGTACGGGCCGATGTTCCGTTCGCTGACGTCGTCGCTGAGCATGTCTTCCAGCGACGATTCATCGCCGATCACCCGTTTCGACAGGTTGTTGGCGATGTAGTCGACCTTCTGTGTGCGCAGGTCATGCAACACCACTTCGGCATGTGGAAAGAACAGCGTGGCAATGGCGTCGGCGATGGCGTGGTAGTTATCCAGCGCGGCGTCATTCAGCTCGGGAGATTGTTCGGGGGCGGTCATAACTGTGGAGCTCCAGGCAACGTCAACGCCCCCGTGGTCCGGGGGCGTTGCGAGTGTGCCGCAATCCGTTGGGCGCGTCATCCGGGGGCGGTCAGGCCAGGCGGGCGGGGGAGAGCATGGCGGCGGACAGACCGAACTGCTTGAGGTGCTCGGGCAGCGACTCACCGCGCACCAGCGCCGCGCTGGCCTGGCCCATCGCCGGCGAAGTCTGGATGCCGTAACCGCCCTGGGCCGCGACCCAGAACAGTCCTGGCACCTGCGGATCGAACCCGGACAACAAATCACCATCGGCGACGAAACTGCGAAGACCGGCCCAGGTGCGGGTCGGGCGGCGGATGGTCAGGGTCGTCGCTTCTTCGATCTGGTAGATGCCCATGGCGATGTCCAGTTCTTCCGGCTGCACGTCGTGCGGCTCGACCGGGTCGGCGTTGGCCGGCGAGCCGAGGAACATGCCCGCGTCGGGCTTCATGTAGAACGACTCGTCGAGGCTGACCAGCATCGGCCAGTGGTGAATGTCCACGCCTTCGGGGCCGGCGAAGATGAACGCGGCACGGCGTTTTGGTTGCAGGCCCAGCGGTCGGGCGCCGGCCAGGGCACCGATCTTGTCGGCCCAGGCGCCTGCCGCGTTGATCACGACAGGAGCGCTGAAGGACTGGCCGTTGGTCTGGACTTGCCAGATATCGTCAGCATCACGGCTCAGCCCGAGCACTTCGCAATCGGTCAGGACTTGCCCGTTGTTGCGACGGATACCACGCAGATAGCCTTGGTGCAGAGCGTCGGTGTCGATGTCGCTGGCGGTCGGATCGTAGATTGCGCCGTGGACCCTTTCCTGGCGCAGGATCGGCAGCCGCACGCACGCTTCTTCCGTGCTGAGCAGTTGCATCTCCGGCACCGTGGCCTTGGCGCTGAGGTATTGATTGTTCAGTTCGGCGGCGTCACCGGTGAAATCCACAGTCATTTCGCCGCGCGGAGTCAGTAGCGGGTGTTCACAGAAGCCGCTGGGCGGGTGATCGAAAAACGCTCGGCTGGCCTGGGTCAGCGCCCGAACCTGCGGGGTTCCATAAGCGGCGGTGAACAGCGCGGCCGAACGTCCCGTTGAGTGATAGGCAGGGTGCGATTCGCGCTCCAGCACCACGACCTTGCCATGTTGCGACAGCCAGAAACCGGTGGAAGCGCCGGCAATCCCGCCGCCGATGATGATGAAATCTGCATGACTCATGAAAATCTCCGGTGTCAGCGCTGCAATTGATAGACGGCGTTGGCCAGGGCGATGTCTTCCAGACCCAGACCGATGGAGCGGAAGAACACGTGACGGTCGTAACCCGGACGCTGCACTTTCTCGCTGAGCAGATCCGCCAGGTCACCGATAATCGCGCTGTTGTCCCAGCCATGCTGTTCGCTGGCGATCAGCATCTCGCCGGCCGAACCCGGCGTGGTCAGACGATAGTCGCAGAACACCTGCATGTCGTTGAGGCTCTGCGGCGGCACTTCGTGGGCGCGCGGTGCGTTGGTGCTGATCGAAGTGATCAGCGCCGGTTTGTTCAAGGTTGCCGGGTCGATCACAGGTCCTGCGGACGAGGTGCAGAGCATGATCACGTCTGCATCGGCAATGGCGGCCTCGCGGCTGTCAGCGATGCTCGCGCGCGGATCGAGGGTTTGCAGCAGGCGGGCGGTTGCCGGGTCTTCATTCAAGGTGGGCGAGTACACGCGGATGCTCTGCCATTCGCGCAACGTCTTGACGTAATGCAGGTGC from Pseudomonas allokribbensis encodes the following:
- the moaC gene encoding cyclic pyranopterin monophosphate synthase MoaC is translated as MLTHLDSQGRANMVDVTEKAVTFREATAQALVRMLPDTLQMIVSGGHPKGDVFAVARIAGIQAAKKTSDLIPLCHPLMLTGVKVELSAEGDDAVRIVARCKLSGQTGVEMEALTAASVAALTIYDMCKAVDRGMTIESVRLLEKVGGKSGHFQAEQP
- the moaD gene encoding molybdopterin converting factor subunit 1, yielding MNLTVKFFARYREALGVDSVKVEGDFATVDDVRALLAKRDGAEVLSEQNLMCARNEDLCQLDEPVVDGDEVAFFPTVTGG
- the moaE gene encoding molybdopterin synthase catalytic subunit MoaE — encoded protein: MAIRVQSTAFDPGAEVNAMHAANVGVGAVVSFVGYVRDFNDGLDVAGMFLEHYPGMTEKALGKIAVEAEQRWPLLKLEVLHRIGALEPGEPIVFVGAASAHRQAAFDACAFVMDYLKTRAPFWKKENTSDGPRWVEGRDSDHAAADRWKQ
- a CDS encoding ABC transporter substrate-binding protein; translation: MKKFPLITGLALSLLACSSVFAAEKTLRIGIEAAYPPFASKTDQGEIVGFDYDIGNALCAQMQVKCVWVEGEFDGLIPSLKVKKIDMALSSMTINEDRKKSVDFTHKYYFTSSRLVMKEGATVDDQYASLKGKTVGVQRATTTDRYATEVFEPKGINVKRYGNNEEIYMDLAAGRLDAIFADTIPLTDFLSMPRGKGYAFVGPELKDPKYVGEGAGIAVRKGNVELVSQLNTAIDGIRASGEYQKISEKYFKSDIYGD
- a CDS encoding helix-turn-helix transcriptional regulator; amino-acid sequence: MTAPEQSPELNDAALDNYHAIADAIATLFFPHAEVVLHDLRTQKVDYIANNLSKRVIGDESSLEDMLSDDVSERNIGPYEKLNWDGQKIRSLSTVLRDSEGHPLAVLCINLNISLFENAKAALDLFLSPSKLIPQPDSLFRDDWQERINTFLHAWLRERQLSLNLLTRDHKRELVLALHAEGAFKGKSASNYVANVLNMGRATVYKHLKELKG
- a CDS encoding NAD(P)/FAD-dependent oxidoreductase; the protein is MSHADFIIIGGGIAGASTGFWLSQHGKVVVLERESHPAYHSTGRSAALFTAAYGTPQVRALTQASRAFFDHPPSGFCEHPLLTPRGEMTVDFTGDAAELNNQYLSAKATVPEMQLLSTEEACVRLPILRQERVHGAIYDPTASDIDTDALHQGYLRGIRRNNGQVLTDCEVLGLSRDADDIWQVQTNGQSFSAPVVINAAGAWADKIGALAGARPLGLQPKRRAAFIFAGPEGVDIHHWPMLVSLDESFYMKPDAGMFLGSPANADPVEPHDVQPEELDIAMGIYQIEEATTLTIRRPTRTWAGLRSFVADGDLLSGFDPQVPGLFWVAAQGGYGIQTSPAMGQASAALVRGESLPEHLKQFGLSAAMLSPARLA
- a CDS encoding ornithine cyclodeaminase family protein, which gives rise to MSSTPYVIDQTQARELLARIDVPQILRKLFRDLAAGHAVQPAQQLVEFPQGAGDFINYLGVLAEDGVYGVKTSPYIVREQGPLVTAWTLLMSMQTGQPLLLCDAGELTTARTAATTAVAVDALAPLKASRLAIIGSGKVAQAHLHYVKTLREWQSIRVYSPTLNEDPATARLLQTLDPRASIADSREAAIADADVIMLCTSSAGPVIDPATLNKPALITSISTNAPRAHEVPPQSLNDMQVFCDYRLTTPGSAGEMLIASEQHGWDNSAIIGDLADLLSEKVQRPGYDRHVFFRSIGLGLEDIALANAVYQLQR